Part of the Salinimonas lutimaris genome, CATAGAGCGCTGTAGATTATCAATCTCGGTGGGATGCAGTTCCATTACATGAGCATGGTCCTGCTCACGCAGCGCTCCGGCCATCAGACGCGGGGAGCCCGGATAAATCTGCTGCTGCCAGAATGGCCGGCTCAGCGTCAGGTAATCATCCAGCAGCGGACTGACAGCCTGCGTGTCGAGTAGCCGGGTCATACCGGTATCATACTCTTTGTTCTGGCTTGCAAAATCATCGTTCAGCGGATACTCACCGGCACCGGCATGGGTGTCGAAAAGGACAAAGGGTTTAGTTTTTTGTTTTAAATGCTGAATAACACCCAGCCAGCAAAGGTGTTTAAGAATATCGGCGTGATTACCGGCATGAAAAGCGTGTCGATAGCTAAGCACGTATAGGCCTGTGAATAAAAACGAATATCCGGCTATTCTACCTGTCTGCAGGCCGGATTAACAACAGGCAGACAGATGACTGCCTGTTATCATCGTTATGCTGTATCAGCGTAAGTGCATGAGCATCCGGGTCGGCTCGCTTAAATAGCTGCACCAGCAGTTATTAAAACGCACCATGGTGGCGCCATCAATAATGCGGTGATCGCCCGACCAGTTAACCTGCATCAGATGCTGTGCAGTCACCTGCCCGTTATCATCAAAGCGAGGAAGCTTCTGGGTTTTGCCCAGCGCCACAATGGCTGCTTCCGGTTTATTAATAACCGGCGTGGCGGTCATCCCGCCAATTGCGCCAATGTTGGATATGCTGATGGTTCCGCCTTTAAGCATATCGCCGCCCAGCTTACCCTCGCGGGCCTTGCCGATAATCTCCTGCATCTGACGGGCAATATCCAGCAGACTGAGATCCTGCACCCGTTTGATGTTGGGTACCAGTAAGCCAATTTTTGAGTCCACCGCAAAACCAATATTGTGGTCATCAAAATAGGTCAGCTCGGTAGCGTCATCATTGAGCTGACTGTTGATGATCGGAAAATCATGCAGCGCCAGCGACAGGGCTTTAACAAAAAACGGCATAAAGCTCAGCTTTACGTCCTGTTTTTCAAACTCAGGTTTTAGTGCGCTGCGCAATGTCATCAGAGCATCCATTTGCAGCTCATCACTGACCGTAAAGTGCGGAATGGTGTGTACTGATGCACTCATCTGTTTGGCCATTGCCGCCTGCACGCCACGTACAGCAACAGTGCGTACATTGCCACTGCCGGCGGGTGTGGCCTGCCTGGCAGGGGCTACTGATTCTGCTTTAGCGACAGTCTGTTGCGACTGAACATCCTGTTTCAGAATCCGGCCCTTTTTACCGCTTCCCTTGATGGTGGTCAGATCAATGTCGTTTTCCCGGGCGACCCGTCGCACAGCCGGGCTCGCCAGTACCTTGCCGGGAATCTCCACCGGTGGCTCAAATTCACCATCCGGCCATTTTTGCGCCGCAGCACCCTGTTCATTGTTACCTGCTGCTGATGAGGGAGCTGGTGTAGCCGGGGCCGGTGTCTGTTGCTCTGTATTGGTTGCCGGCGTGTCTGCACCGGCAACGGATAAACTAAACAGCGGTGAATGTACCCGAGCTATTTCACCCTGCTGGTAGTACAGCTCTTTCACCTGGCCGGCGTGTTTTGCCGGAATCTCTACCACGGCCTTGTCGGTCATCACCTCTACCACTGGCTGATCTTCTTCAATCTGATCGCCTTTGGCCACATGCCACTTTACAATTTCGCACTCAACGATGCCTTCACCGATATCCGGCAAAATGAAATCTTCGGTGGTTTCACCGGCTGCCTGTGGCAAGCTGGTGGGCTGTGCTTCAGCAGGCTGTTCTGACGCTGGCGGCGCTTCGGGGTCATCCGTCGCACTATCGCCGTCTTCGTCTTTGTCCATGGAAAATAGCGGCGCATGCACTTTGGCAATATCGCCGGTCTGATAATAAAGCTTTTTCACTGTACCTGAGTGCATGGCTGGGATCTGAACCGTCGCCTTGTCGGTCATGACCTCGGCTACGGGCTGATCTTCTTCTATATGATCACCTTCTGCAATCAGCCATTCCAGCAGCTCGCATTCCACAATCCCTTCACCAATGTCAGGGAGAATAAATTCTGTTGTCATACCACCCCCTGTTAATATTTCAGTGTACGTTTGATAGCTTCGTACGTTTTAAACTGATCCGGCATGTATTCTTTTTCATGAGCCAGAGGATATGGCGTATCCAGACCACACACCCGGGCTATTGGTGCTTCCAGGTATAAAAAGCATTTATCCTGAATAGTGGCAGCAATCTCACTGGCAAAGCCACCGGTCTGAGGCGCTTCGTGATTAATCAGTAAGCGGCCGGTTTTCATCACCGACTCCGCCACGGTATGGGCGTCCCACGGCATAATTGAGCGCAGGTCAATAATTTCACACGATACGCCGTCATCCAGCGCCATATCCGCTGCTTTTTGCAGAATTTCAATCTGTGCTCCCCAGCCCAGCAAGGTAATGTCTTTACCTTCCTGTACCAGGTCCGCTTTGCCCAGCTCCAGCTCATAATCTTCTTCAGGTACCTCTGACACCGAAGCCCGGTACAGCCGCTTAGGCTCCATGAATAACACCGGGTTATCATCACGAATAGAGGCCAGTAACAGGCCTTTGGCCTGATACGGGTTGCGTGGTACTACAATTTTAAGACCCGGACAGTGGGCAAAAAATGCTTCGGGTGACTGACTGTGGTACAAACCGCCGGCAATACCGCCACCATAAGGCGTACGAATGGTCAGGGTGCCACAGGAAAACTGACCACCGGAACGATAACGGAACTTTGCGGTTTCGTTCACAATCTGGTCAAACGCCGGAAAAATATAGTCCCCGAACTGAATTTCGGCTACCGGCACCGAACCCTGTGATGCCAGA contains:
- a CDS encoding dihydrolipoyllysine-residue acetyltransferase encodes the protein MTTEFILPDIGEGIVECELLEWLIAEGDHIEEDQPVAEVMTDKATVQIPAMHSGTVKKLYYQTGDIAKVHAPLFSMDKDEDGDSATDDPEAPPASEQPAEAQPTSLPQAAGETTEDFILPDIGEGIVECEIVKWHVAKGDQIEEDQPVVEVMTDKAVVEIPAKHAGQVKELYYQQGEIARVHSPLFSLSVAGADTPATNTEQQTPAPATPAPSSAAGNNEQGAAAQKWPDGEFEPPVEIPGKVLASPAVRRVARENDIDLTTIKGSGKKGRILKQDVQSQQTVAKAESVAPARQATPAGSGNVRTVAVRGVQAAMAKQMSASVHTIPHFTVSDELQMDALMTLRSALKPEFEKQDVKLSFMPFFVKALSLALHDFPIINSQLNDDATELTYFDDHNIGFAVDSKIGLLVPNIKRVQDLSLLDIARQMQEIIGKAREGKLGGDMLKGGTISISNIGAIGGMTATPVINKPEAAIVALGKTQKLPRFDDNGQVTAQHLMQVNWSGDHRIIDGATMVRFNNCWCSYLSEPTRMLMHLR
- a CDS encoding alpha-ketoacid dehydrogenase subunit beta — translated: MAKMNLLQAINSALITVMEQDQRVMVFGEDVGHFGGVFRATSNLQEKFGRARCFNTPLTEQGIIGFANGLASQGSVPVAEIQFGDYIFPAFDQIVNETAKFRYRSGGQFSCGTLTIRTPYGGGIAGGLYHSQSPEAFFAHCPGLKIVVPRNPYQAKGLLLASIRDDNPVLFMEPKRLYRASVSEVPEEDYELELGKADLVQEGKDITLLGWGAQIEILQKAADMALDDGVSCEIIDLRSIMPWDAHTVAESVMKTGRLLINHEAPQTGGFASEIAATIQDKCFLYLEAPIARVCGLDTPYPLAHEKEYMPDQFKTYEAIKRTLKY